A stretch of Oncorhynchus mykiss isolate Arlee chromosome 26, USDA_OmykA_1.1, whole genome shotgun sequence DNA encodes these proteins:
- the LOC110506131 gene encoding zinc transporter 4 isoform X2 codes for MMSGGVSFMSKVRSAFRKEPEDWDLSDTAPFDLSGDELAEDEAPKFNKLKVVVSGEMEDYAAGAPSNGVAVNTVVVDDDDSLLDSSSGSLGSPGVNMDRSQCESCTRKREGVKRRRVMKKLACASVLYFLFMIGELIGGYVANSLAIMTDALHMLTDLIGIVVSLLALWLSAKPPTNRFTFGLHRLEVVSAGISVLLIYILTGVLLNEAVQRTVSQDFEINGDAMLITAAVGVAVNLVCEC; via the exons ATGATGTCAGGTGGTGTGAGCTTCATGAGCAAGGTGCGGTCCGCCTTTAGGAAGGAGCCTGAGGACTGGGACCTGAGCGACACGGCTCCCTTTGACCTCTCTGGGGACGAGCTCGCGGAGGATGAGGCGCCCAAGTTCAACAAACTCAAAGTGGTGGTTTCCGGTGAGATGGAGGACTACGCAGCAGGGGCACCGTCGAACGGCGTCGCGGTGAACACAGTGGTGGTGGATGATGACGACTCGCTGCTCGACTCGTCCTCGGGGAGTTTGGGGAGCCCCGGTGTCAACATGGACCGGTCGCAGTGTGAGAGCTGcacgaggaagagagagggggttaaACGGAGGAGAGTGATGAAGAAGTTGGCGTGTGCCTCTGTGTTGTATTTCCTCTTCATGATTGGAGAACTGATAG GTGGTTATGTAGCTAACAGTCTGGCCATAATGACTGATGCTCTCCACATGTTAACTGACCTGATTGGGATAGTGGTGTCTCTGCTGGCACTGTGGCTTTCTGCTAAACCACCCACCAACAGATTCACCTTCGGGCTGCATCGCCTAG AGGTGGTCTCAGCCGGTATCAGTGTGTTACTCATCTACATCCTAACGGGGGTGTTGTTGAACGAGGCGGTGCAGAGAACTGTCAGTCAGGACTTTGAAATCAACGGAGATGCCATGCTCATCACTGCAGCTGTGGGGGTCGCTGTCAACCTAGT